From the genome of bacterium, one region includes:
- the cas7u gene encoding type I-U CRISPR-associated RAMP protein Csb1/Cas7u has product MSELTFDRLRAAVGGGAVALRSLTTLQPAGGSGDKVFPPTYAVAQSAEHKYAVEERVVGDEVKTTVLLDSVASQANRAEVALLDGWELKELGFPVPFVDFTVDDELADLGRLTVLEAPHRIADAIFRDSLLDSTLFRLSDVGRAITNASPRDATALFRYSPTALLFGVWDSTGPKGGLGSKFQRAYVSEIVGLDARIGKKVGSRIDPLQIERGAAVVFEHADAERHWTLDESEAAREKGKPKVKGADGRPSEINHGNVTPSIDSLSGGVTIASAIQTTVISLAALRRLRFAGHDRSTETAARTAVAALGVAAIAYQHEVDYDLRSRCLLVPEHPPRIELVGRDGSAPEVVSIDRSSAARILETASERAASVGIGWESDEIRLVPAPKLVELIKRSRQVSALAQPSE; this is encoded by the coding sequence ATGTCGGAGTTGACGTTCGATAGGTTACGGGCCGCAGTGGGCGGTGGTGCGGTTGCACTGAGGTCGTTGACCACGCTACAGCCGGCAGGTGGGTCTGGTGACAAGGTGTTCCCGCCGACGTATGCGGTCGCTCAGAGTGCTGAACATAAGTATGCCGTCGAGGAGCGGGTGGTCGGTGATGAGGTGAAGACGACAGTGCTGTTGGATTCGGTGGCATCGCAGGCCAACCGTGCTGAAGTGGCGCTTCTTGATGGGTGGGAGTTGAAGGAACTGGGGTTCCCGGTTCCGTTCGTTGATTTCACCGTGGACGATGAGTTGGCGGACCTGGGCAGGCTGACTGTCCTGGAAGCGCCCCATCGCATCGCTGATGCGATCTTTCGGGATAGTCTGTTGGATAGCACGTTGTTTCGTCTGTCAGACGTGGGGCGGGCCATTACCAATGCCAGTCCGCGGGACGCGACGGCTCTGTTTCGCTACTCCCCGACTGCGCTTCTGTTCGGTGTGTGGGACTCGACTGGCCCGAAGGGTGGCCTGGGATCGAAGTTCCAACGAGCGTATGTGTCGGAGATCGTCGGTTTGGATGCCAGGATCGGGAAGAAGGTGGGGAGCCGGATTGATCCCCTTCAGATCGAGCGTGGCGCAGCGGTTGTGTTTGAACACGCTGATGCGGAGAGGCATTGGACCCTGGATGAGTCAGAGGCGGCGCGCGAGAAGGGGAAGCCGAAGGTCAAGGGTGCTGACGGTAGGCCGTCGGAGATCAACCATGGCAACGTCACGCCCTCGATCGACAGTTTGTCCGGCGGGGTTACGATCGCGTCGGCCATTCAGACTACGGTGATTTCCTTGGCCGCGCTTCGTCGGCTTCGTTTCGCTGGTCATGATCGGTCAACCGAGACGGCGGCTCGTACCGCGGTCGCCGCGTTGGGAGTGGCGGCGATCGCGTACCAGCACGAAGTGGACTACGACCTCCGTTCGCGTTGTCTGCTGGTTCCCGAGCATCCTCCACGGATTGAGTTGGTAGGTCGAGATGGGTCGGCGCCGGAGGTTGTGTCCATCGACCGTTCCAGCGCGGCCAGGATCCTCGAGACCGCCTCCGAGAGGGCTGCTTCTGTCGGGATCGGATGGGAGTCGGACGAGATACGGTTGGTGCCGGCGCCGAAGTTGGTGGAGTTGATCAAGCGGAGTCGCCAAGTGTCCGCTCTTGCGCAGCCATCGGAGTGA